One window of the Maridesulfovibrio frigidus DSM 17176 genome contains the following:
- a CDS encoding sensor histidine kinase: MDSKPKDPQNQSFQLVKLLSWTLLVVIVASSLGLSVFLAKHADETLLEKQKEFSLLQAENLNHQIYRRFILPTIIGYGKIGLKNEEQMDRLDQVVRSTIHSFKVNEVRIYDPGLMVSYSLDKTNIGKDNLGGEFIKKVMETGEPKYEFISKKSAIGAIFDLNMRPGTMLLKIVYPLRSEKSLNIEENIIMGALVLTQDITEDYQSVINFERLILFTSCFSALILFATIMAIVKRADIINAQRMKDRQRFEKELNQSEKLASIGRMVSGVAHEIRNPLGIISSSSELLLKRMKDSDPLNERILSAIHEECKRLSRTVSDFLDYARPRKLTFVPIDPADLIDKISMFMEQKCHSQGIEFERKYVHGLMVCGDEDLLYRAFYNLVGNALQAIDKDGKICVSIEEVKNGVSIVFSDTGPGFSPEIIGKVKDPFFTTKDSGTGLGLAIVSNIVESHKGRLTVMNNEEGGARIELFLSDKHDC; this comes from the coding sequence TTGGATTCTAAACCTAAAGATCCACAGAATCAGTCTTTTCAGTTGGTAAAGCTGCTGTCATGGACATTGTTGGTGGTTATTGTTGCGAGTAGTTTGGGCCTGTCTGTTTTTTTGGCTAAACATGCTGATGAGACTCTTTTGGAAAAGCAGAAAGAGTTTTCGTTATTGCAGGCTGAAAATTTGAATCACCAAATATATCGTCGTTTTATTTTGCCTACTATTATTGGGTACGGTAAAATCGGCTTAAAAAATGAAGAGCAGATGGACCGTTTGGATCAGGTTGTTCGTTCTACTATTCATAGCTTTAAGGTCAATGAAGTAAGGATTTATGATCCGGGCCTTATGGTTTCGTATTCTTTGGATAAAACGAATATTGGTAAAGATAATTTGGGTGGAGAATTCATTAAAAAGGTTATGGAGACGGGCGAGCCTAAATATGAATTTATTAGCAAGAAATCCGCGATTGGGGCAATTTTTGATTTAAATATGCGGCCCGGGACAATGCTTTTGAAGATTGTTTATCCTTTGCGTTCAGAGAAGAGCCTAAACATTGAAGAAAATATTATCATGGGCGCGCTGGTTCTTACTCAAGACATTACTGAGGATTATCAGTCTGTTATTAACTTTGAAAGGTTGATTCTTTTTACTTCATGTTTTTCCGCGCTGATTTTGTTTGCTACTATTATGGCTATTGTTAAGCGTGCTGATATTATCAATGCGCAGCGTATGAAAGATAGGCAGAGGTTTGAAAAAGAGCTTAACCAGAGCGAAAAGCTTGCTAGTATTGGGCGTATGGTTTCAGGCGTGGCGCACGAGATTCGTAATCCTCTTGGGATTATAAGTTCTAGTTCGGAATTGCTTCTTAAGCGCATGAAAGATAGTGATCCGCTTAATGAGCGGATACTCTCCGCTATTCACGAAGAGTGTAAAAGGCTGAGCCGCACTGTCAGTGATTTCCTCGATTACGCTAGACCTCGTAAGTTGACCTTTGTTCCTATTGATCCTGCTGACTTGATTGATAAAATTTCAATGTTTATGGAACAAAAGTGCCATTCACAGGGAATTGAATTTGAACGTAAATATGTTCATGGGCTTATGGTTTGCGGAGACGAAGATTTGCTTTACCGTGCTTTTTACAACCTTGTCGGCAACGCTTTGCAGGCTATCGATAAGGACGGAAAGATATGTGTTTCTATTGAAGAAGTAAAAAATGGCGTAAGTATTGTTTTTTCAGATACAGGACCCGGTTTTTCACCTGAAATAATTGGTAAAGTTAAAGATCCATTTTTTACGACCAAGGATAGCGGAACAGGTTTGGGGCTTGCTATTGTTAGTAACATTGTGGAAAGCCATAAGGGAAGACTTACTGTTATGAATAATGAAGAGGGCGGTGCTCGCATTGAACTCTTTTTGTCAGATAAACATGATTGTTAG
- a CDS encoding sigma-54-dependent transcriptional regulator — MATNILILDDEQNYLLILEAMLSDEGYNITALSDPETGLAFMDESEVDVVITDMKMPKLTGQDVLEHVKKNFSHIPVIIMTAFGSIESAVEAMKVGAFDYITKPFANEELMLSVTKAAQFAKTQQENRMLREQIKDRYSPNNIIGRSKPMLQVFEMIQKAAPGNSTVLITGESGTGKELVAQAVHQSSPRCDNPFVSVNCMALSAGVLESELFGHEKGSFTGATALRRGRFEMADKGTLFLDEIGELSHDMQVKLLRVLQEKTIERVGGVDTIKVDIRIVAATNKNLKKAVENGTFREDLYYRLNVVSIELPPLRERREDIPFMIDHFLVKYSAENNKKFEGFSPSAMDYMSAYEWPGNVRQLQNVIERCVVLTSGTVITTDDLPAEIKDEEAQFKSAVDLLPTKINLAQALDKIEATLVRRALVHSNFVKVDAAEMLSISKSLLQYKLKKYSISGK; from the coding sequence ATGGCTACTAATATTCTTATACTGGACGATGAACAGAACTACCTACTTATTCTCGAAGCAATGCTTTCGGACGAGGGGTATAACATAACTGCGCTTTCAGATCCTGAAACCGGTCTGGCTTTTATGGATGAATCAGAAGTTGATGTTGTTATCACTGATATGAAAATGCCTAAGCTTACGGGCCAGGATGTTCTTGAACATGTGAAAAAGAACTTTTCACACATTCCAGTGATAATCATGACCGCTTTTGGTTCAATTGAATCAGCCGTTGAAGCTATGAAAGTAGGGGCATTTGATTATATTACAAAGCCCTTTGCCAATGAAGAGTTGATGTTGTCAGTTACTAAGGCTGCTCAGTTTGCGAAAACTCAGCAGGAAAATAGAATGCTGCGCGAACAGATTAAAGATCGCTACTCTCCGAATAACATTATCGGGCGCTCTAAGCCCATGCTTCAAGTTTTCGAAATGATCCAGAAAGCCGCTCCGGGCAATTCTACCGTGCTTATCACCGGTGAGTCTGGTACTGGTAAGGAATTAGTTGCGCAGGCCGTGCATCAGTCCTCTCCGCGCTGTGATAACCCCTTTGTTTCCGTTAACTGTATGGCGCTAAGTGCAGGAGTGCTCGAAAGTGAGCTTTTCGGGCATGAAAAAGGGTCATTTACCGGAGCAACTGCCCTTCGGCGCGGTCGCTTCGAGATGGCGGATAAGGGAACCCTATTTCTCGATGAAATCGGCGAGCTATCACATGACATGCAGGTTAAGCTTTTAAGAGTATTGCAAGAAAAGACCATTGAGCGGGTTGGTGGTGTTGATACTATTAAAGTTGATATTCGAATTGTCGCAGCGACCAACAAAAATTTGAAAAAAGCTGTTGAGAATGGAACTTTCCGTGAGGATCTTTATTACAGACTCAACGTTGTAAGCATTGAGCTTCCACCGCTTCGGGAGCGCAGAGAAGATATTCCGTTTATGATCGATCATTTTCTGGTCAAATATTCTGCGGAAAATAATAAGAAATTTGAAGGTTTTTCTCCGTCTGCTATGGACTATATGTCCGCATATGAATGGCCCGGAAATGTGCGTCAGCTTCAAAATGTGATTGAACGGTGCGTAGTACTTACTTCCGGTACTGTCATTACTACTGACGATCTGCCGGCTGAAATAAAAGATGAAGAAGCCCAGTTTAAAAGTGCGGTGGATTTATTGCCCACAAAAATAAATCTGGCGCAGGCTTTAGATAAAATCGAAGCTACCTTGGTTCGCAGAGCATTAGTACACAGCAATTTTGTGAAAGTAGATGCGGCAGAAATGCTCAGTATTTCTAAAAGTTTGCTACAGTATAAGCTAAAAAAATACAGCATTAGCGGTAAATAA
- the ftsE gene encoding cell division ATP-binding protein FtsE, producing MIHLNRLSYSFGSNWALKDISLHVEKGDFIFLTGHSGAGKTTLMRLLYGALPVKRGQATVAGYDLHNLKRKQIPDLRRELGVVFQDFKILPNRSVYENVALALTVRSMAKSTIDKRVRAIIRALGLENKTYTKCHKLSGGEQQRVAIARSMVVNPKLILADEPTGNLDFDLSMHLMDVFKQFHTHGTTIIMATHSREILRTVPDAKIIHLEGGQICEPPEHILSEIAS from the coding sequence ATGATTCATCTTAATCGCTTATCATACAGCTTCGGTTCTAACTGGGCACTGAAAGATATTTCCCTGCATGTAGAAAAAGGGGACTTCATATTCCTGACCGGACATTCCGGAGCAGGTAAAACTACACTTATGCGCTTATTATATGGCGCTCTTCCCGTAAAAAGAGGCCAGGCAACTGTCGCTGGATATGATTTACATAATTTGAAACGCAAACAAATTCCAGATTTACGACGCGAATTAGGCGTTGTTTTTCAGGATTTTAAAATTTTACCTAACCGTTCTGTATATGAAAATGTAGCTTTAGCTTTAACCGTGAGAAGCATGGCAAAGTCCACAATTGATAAAAGAGTACGCGCTATCATCCGCGCTCTTGGTCTCGAAAATAAGACTTACACAAAATGCCACAAACTTTCAGGCGGAGAGCAGCAAAGAGTAGCTATTGCCAGGTCAATGGTAGTGAACCCCAAGCTGATCCTTGCAGATGAACCTACTGGTAATCTTGATTTTGATCTTTCCATGCACCTGATGGATGTCTTTAAACAATTTCACACCCACGGTACGACAATCATAATGGCAACTCACAGCCGTGAAATACTCCGCACCGTACCGGACGCTAAAATAATCCACCTTGAGGGCGGACAAATTTGCGAACCACCGGAACATATACTTTCGGAGATAGCTTCATGA
- a CDS encoding DUF362 domain-containing protein: protein MSDVFFWNLRTTPNAPYSKKIERLLSKSGLDSIVDEGDLVALKVHFGESGNTGYINPVNLRPLVDFLLKSGTKPFFTDTNTLYVGDRGESVSHALVAARHGYDPNNIGAPVIIADGLKGEHEVTIPYEGKYISEAYVGGSIMESDMLVTVNHVKGHGLAGYGAAIKNIGMGCASKRGKMHIHITTGPKLVAEKCTGCKVCISECAANALQLDINSRISMIGNCTGCGRCFLSCKHDAIIIDWKTDVVEFTNRLIEYNKAILDNFKKPAIHINFLTNISPECDCHGYTDTPICPDLGIMISSDPVAIDQASLDMINDAPPIYPSKLPNGLNSGDEKFRALAPSTPKYFGLDYAEEIGLGSRKYTLINI from the coding sequence ATGTCAGACGTATTTTTCTGGAATTTAAGAACTACTCCCAATGCGCCGTATAGTAAAAAAATTGAGCGTTTATTGAGTAAGTCTGGTCTGGATTCTATTGTTGACGAAGGTGATCTTGTTGCTCTTAAAGTTCACTTTGGGGAAAGCGGAAATACCGGATACATAAATCCTGTTAATCTACGGCCGCTTGTAGATTTTCTTTTGAAATCTGGGACTAAACCTTTTTTCACTGACACCAATACTTTATACGTCGGCGACAGAGGAGAATCTGTTTCTCACGCTCTTGTTGCCGCACGGCACGGATATGATCCTAACAATATCGGTGCGCCAGTTATCATTGCGGATGGATTAAAAGGCGAGCACGAAGTTACCATTCCTTATGAAGGTAAATATATTTCTGAAGCATATGTCGGCGGTTCAATAATGGAATCTGACATGCTCGTTACTGTTAATCACGTTAAAGGCCATGGTCTTGCCGGATATGGTGCGGCCATAAAAAATATCGGTATGGGATGTGCTTCCAAACGTGGTAAAATGCACATTCACATCACCACCGGGCCAAAGCTGGTCGCGGAAAAATGTACGGGATGCAAGGTTTGTATTTCCGAATGCGCTGCAAATGCTCTTCAACTTGATATCAATAGCCGCATTTCAATGATTGGAAACTGCACTGGCTGCGGCCGCTGTTTCCTTTCCTGCAAACATGACGCTATCATCATTGACTGGAAGACAGATGTAGTTGAGTTCACCAACCGCCTGATTGAATATAACAAGGCAATTTTAGATAACTTTAAAAAACCTGCCATTCACATCAATTTCCTTACGAATATTTCACCAGAGTGTGATTGCCACGGATATACGGATACACCGATCTGTCCTGATCTTGGCATTATGATTTCATCAGATCCTGTCGCTATTGATCAGGCATCACTTGATATGATCAATGACGCTCCGCCTATCTACCCGAGCAAATTACCAAATGGCCTTAATTCCGGTGATGAAAAGTTCAGAGCACTCGCCCCAAGTACACCTAAATATTTCGGACTGGATTACGCAGAAGAAATTGGACTTGGTTCAA
- a CDS encoding cell division protein FtsX produces the protein MISLIFRLIGRGIRDLGLHPWANLFTLVAVTMVSLLAGLFMFTLHNVNQELLKTRGQVQMQIFWQSGTAAEVYKRQWKTLSKLDGLKEIRTFTPDDALKHLSEALNGEDDFAWMKEQNNPLQPTALLAFSVEAGVENDRWATDLLSRLKELPYVDKVHYNPLQIDLAKGWIGLTRSVIWPIIGFLGLVVALVVGNTIRLSLMTRKDEIEILYLVGAKQWFIRLPLLTGGALLGLTGSSIALGTLYAAQRFFEDVLNFPPLFMKLTFLPPDQCMALIGAVTLIGMFSSFVAVRG, from the coding sequence ATGATTTCTCTTATTTTTAGACTGATAGGCAGAGGAATACGCGATCTCGGTCTGCATCCGTGGGCAAATCTTTTCACGCTCGTTGCAGTAACCATGGTTTCGCTACTTGCCGGACTTTTCATGTTCACTCTGCATAACGTTAATCAGGAATTGCTCAAAACCAGAGGGCAAGTCCAAATGCAGATTTTCTGGCAGTCCGGTACAGCCGCTGAAGTCTACAAAAGACAATGGAAAACACTATCAAAACTTGATGGCTTAAAAGAAATCCGCACCTTCACTCCAGACGATGCACTTAAACATCTATCTGAAGCGTTAAACGGTGAAGACGATTTTGCATGGATGAAAGAACAAAACAATCCACTTCAGCCCACAGCGCTACTTGCCTTTTCCGTTGAGGCAGGAGTAGAAAACGATAGATGGGCCACGGATTTACTTAGCAGACTTAAAGAACTGCCTTACGTAGACAAGGTTCACTACAACCCTCTGCAAATAGACTTAGCCAAAGGCTGGATAGGACTCACACGATCCGTAATATGGCCTATAATTGGATTTCTAGGCTTGGTTGTTGCCCTTGTAGTTGGAAATACCATCCGTCTTTCTCTAATGACCCGCAAAGACGAAATTGAAATTCTATACTTAGTCGGCGCAAAGCAATGGTTTATCCGCCTGCCGCTCCTGACAGGAGGCGCACTCTTAGGGTTAACAGGAAGCTCCATAGCTCTGGGAACACTCTACGCTGCGCAAAGATTTTTCGAAGACGTATTGAATTTTCCGCCGCTATTCATGAAACTTACATTCCTACCGCCCGACCAATGCATGGCACTAATCGGAGCAGTAACCCTAATAGGAATGTTCAGCAGTTTCGTAGCTGTTCGTGGCTAA
- a CDS encoding pyridoxal phosphate-dependent aminotransferase gives MKISERLMRAKPSATLAVNAKAQELRAQGKEIVSLAVGEPDFQTPQHVCDAMKKAVDDGFTRYTPVPGIPELRKAVAGYYDRFYGVTATQDNVIVSNGGKHSLYNLFMALIDPGDEVLIPAPYWVSYPAMVELAEGKPVIVSTKAANDFLAQIKDLEAATTSKTKVLILNTPSNPTGCHYPQAQLDEIANWARSKGIFIISDEVYDRLVYAPASYSTLSTFWEKYPEDVAIVGALSKSFCMTGWRIGTTLAHPDLVKAMIKIQGQSTSNVNSMAQKAALAAFEGPWDLVDEMKVAFERRRDIAYDIITSWPGVICPKPDGAFYLFPVLDTFFDEETPDSASMCTKILEEAGVALVPGSAFGDDRCIRFSYALDDEVLKTSLEKIGKVLMKK, from the coding sequence ATGAAAATTTCTGAAAGACTCATGAGAGCAAAGCCGTCAGCAACTTTGGCAGTGAATGCAAAAGCACAAGAACTTCGCGCACAGGGTAAAGAAATTGTAAGCCTTGCAGTTGGCGAACCTGATTTCCAGACACCACAGCACGTATGTGATGCTATGAAAAAAGCTGTTGATGATGGTTTCACTCGTTATACCCCGGTTCCGGGTATCCCTGAATTGCGTAAAGCTGTTGCAGGATATTACGATAGATTTTACGGCGTTACAGCTACACAAGACAACGTGATTGTTAGTAACGGCGGAAAGCATTCACTATACAATCTTTTCATGGCTCTGATCGATCCAGGCGATGAAGTTTTAATCCCCGCACCATACTGGGTGAGTTATCCTGCTATGGTAGAACTTGCAGAAGGAAAACCTGTAATTGTATCCACAAAAGCAGCGAATGATTTTCTTGCTCAAATTAAAGATCTTGAAGCAGCCACCACTTCTAAAACTAAAGTTCTCATTTTAAATACACCTTCTAACCCTACTGGTTGTCATTATCCTCAGGCTCAGCTTGATGAGATTGCTAACTGGGCTAGAAGTAAAGGTATTTTCATCATTTCAGATGAAGTGTATGACAGACTAGTTTATGCACCGGCCAGCTATTCAACTCTTTCTACTTTTTGGGAAAAATACCCTGAAGATGTAGCAATCGTCGGCGCGCTTTCAAAAAGTTTCTGCATGACCGGTTGGCGTATCGGTACAACACTTGCCCACCCTGACTTGGTTAAAGCGATGATTAAAATTCAGGGGCAGTCAACTTCCAACGTTAACTCAATGGCTCAGAAAGCTGCGCTTGCAGCTTTCGAAGGTCCTTGGGATCTCGTTGATGAAATGAAAGTTGCTTTCGAGAGACGCAGAGATATTGCGTACGATATAATTACTTCATGGCCGGGCGTTATTTGTCCTAAGCCTGATGGGGCATTCTACTTGTTCCCTGTTTTGGATACTTTCTTTGATGAAGAAACTCCTGATTCAGCTTCTATGTGTACTAAAATATTGGAAGAAGCCGGAGTAGCACTTGTGCCTGGCTCTGCTTTCGGTGATGATCGCTGTATCCGCTTTTCCTATGCTCTTGATGATGAAGTTCTTAAAACTTCACTGGAAAAGATAGGGAAAGTGTTGATGAAAAAATAA
- the ilvD gene encoding dihydroxy-acid dehydratase, which yields MRSKKMTGGLEKAPHRSLLYALGLSEDEMHRPLIGVCNSANEIIPGHVHLHTIVKGVKDGVRLAGGVPMEFPAIGVCDGLAMNHAGMRYSLPSREIIADSIEIMATAHPFDALVLVPNCDKVVPGMLMAALRLNIPTVIVSGGAMLAGKKDGKKVDLITVFEGVGQVKSGTMTEGELTSLEQSACPTCGSCSGMFTANSMNCLSETIGLALPGNGTIPAVMADRIRLAKRAGTRVMDLLAKDIKPRDIVTEKSLTNAVTMDMALGCSTNTVLHLPAIFDEAGLKLDLTIFDKISRNTPNLCKLSPAGPHHIQDLHDAGGIQAALAELAKSGRIELDAMTVTGKTIGENLKELNASVKDHEVIRPIDNPYSNEGGIAILFGNIATEGCVVKQSAVAPEMMVKTSNAKVYNSEEEAVEAILGGEIVKDDAIVILYEGPKGGPGMREMLTPTSAIAGMGLGADVALITDGRFSGGTRGAAIGHVSPEAASGGTIGIVQTGDVIKIDIPGRTINVVLTDDEIAERMKTFTPIEKEMPSAFLKRYSQNVTSASTGAIYKK from the coding sequence ATGAGAAGTAAAAAAATGACAGGCGGGCTGGAAAAAGCTCCTCACCGTTCATTATTATATGCATTAGGTCTTTCAGAAGACGAAATGCACAGACCGCTTATCGGTGTATGTAACTCTGCGAATGAAATTATTCCGGGCCACGTACATCTACATACAATAGTTAAAGGCGTTAAAGACGGCGTTCGTTTAGCTGGTGGTGTTCCAATGGAATTCCCTGCAATCGGCGTATGTGACGGACTGGCGATGAACCATGCCGGAATGCGCTACTCCTTGCCGAGCAGAGAAATTATTGCTGACTCCATTGAAATCATGGCTACTGCTCATCCTTTTGATGCATTAGTGCTCGTTCCTAACTGCGACAAAGTCGTTCCGGGAATGCTCATGGCGGCTCTTAGGCTGAATATTCCGACCGTTATCGTTAGTGGCGGGGCAATGCTTGCCGGCAAAAAAGACGGCAAAAAAGTTGACCTCATCACCGTATTCGAAGGCGTAGGACAGGTTAAGTCCGGCACTATGACTGAAGGTGAGCTTACATCCCTTGAGCAAAGCGCATGTCCTACTTGCGGATCATGTTCAGGTATGTTCACAGCCAACTCCATGAACTGCCTCTCTGAAACAATCGGACTTGCATTACCTGGTAACGGAACAATTCCAGCTGTAATGGCTGACCGTATCCGTCTCGCAAAAAGAGCCGGTACACGCGTAATGGATCTGCTCGCAAAAGATATCAAACCACGCGATATTGTAACAGAAAAATCCCTTACAAACGCAGTAACAATGGACATGGCACTTGGTTGTTCAACAAACACAGTGCTCCATCTTCCAGCTATTTTTGATGAAGCAGGCTTAAAGCTTGATCTTACCATATTTGATAAAATCAGCCGCAACACACCAAATCTGTGTAAACTTTCACCAGCTGGTCCTCACCATATTCAGGATTTACATGACGCTGGCGGAATTCAGGCAGCGCTTGCAGAACTTGCAAAGTCAGGCCGCATTGAACTTGATGCCATGACTGTCACAGGTAAAACAATCGGCGAGAATCTTAAAGAATTGAATGCATCTGTAAAAGACCACGAAGTAATTCGTCCAATCGACAATCCTTATAGTAACGAAGGTGGAATCGCTATTCTTTTCGGTAACATAGCTACAGAAGGTTGTGTTGTTAAACAGTCTGCAGTTGCTCCAGAAATGATGGTAAAAACAAGCAACGCAAAGGTCTACAACTCAGAAGAAGAAGCTGTTGAAGCAATTCTTGGCGGAGAAATTGTAAAAGACGATGCAATCGTTATTCTTTATGAAGGACCAAAAGGCGGACCGGGTATGCGCGAAATGCTAACCCCAACATCCGCAATAGCTGGAATGGGACTTGGCGCAGACGTTGCTCTCATCACAGATGGTCGTTTCAGTGGCGGAACTCGCGGCGCAGCAATCGGCCACGTTTCACCCGAAGCAGCATCAGGCGGAACCATCGGAATAGTTCAGACCGGAGACGTTATCAAAATTGATATCCCGGGCCGTACAATTAACGTAGTTCTTACCGATGATGAAATTGCCGAAAGAATGAAAACATTCACCCCTATCGAAAAAGAAATGCCTTCCGCATTCCTGAAAAGATACAGCCAGAACGTAACATCAGCTTCTACTGGTGCTATATATAAAAAATAG